Part of the Arthrobacter gengyunqii genome is shown below.
TGGTGCCGGCGGTGGCAGCATCCCACCGGCCGTAAACGTTCTGCCGCTCATCCATAAACGCGTAAACGCCGCCGTCGTCGGGTTTCTTCAGGCAGGCAAGGAGCGCTTCCCACCACAGCGGGGCGAAGTCCTGGGCTTCGTCCACGACGATGGCGTCCAGCTTGTCCTCGATGGCCATGCTCCCCGCGGTGTACTTGAGCAGCTCCGGCATGTCCTTGTCGAAATAGTCCTGGCCGGTGCCGTCGGGCACGCCCAGGGACCGGACGTACTCGTGGAATTCGCCTACGAACACCGGCTTCGCTTGCCTTCTCCATCCCGCAACCTGACGGCGCAGATGCTCGCCGAGGCCCTTGTTGTAGCAGAACAGGCCCACCCGCTGGCCGTCTTTGGCCAGCCGCTTGGCCTTCTCCACGGCGAGCCACGTCTTGCCGCTGCCGGCACCGCCGACAAAGCGCGCCCGGTCAATGGCACGCGTGGAATCGAGCAGCACCCGCTGCCGCTCGGTGAGCTGGTCCTGCAGGTCTTCGAGCTCGGCGGCAGTGCTGCCGATGGGGGAGAAGGTATCGAGGTCTCCGGACAGGTGCGGAAGAATGCGGTTGAGGTAGGTGGGGGAGAGGGGAGAGCCGCCCTGTGCCTCGCGCTCGATGACCGTGCGGATCTGCGCGGCGCAATCTGCCATGCCGTCCTGGTCGATGATAAGGCTGCGGGGGATGCCCGCCATTTGCCAGTCCTGCGCAACATGGGTGTAGGGAAACGCTGCCATGTAGGCGAAGCGGCTGGTGAGCGGTGTGCCCAGGACGCTGGTGATGAATTCCTTGAAGGCGTGCTGGGCGCCCTGGGACTGGGCGATGGGGCTTTGCAGGCTGCGCCTGGTGCTGCCGTCGGATTGGTACCACTTTCCGTTTTCGACGGTGATCCGTCCGCCCTTGACCTCGATGGCCGCCAATCCGACGCCCGGCCACAGGACCAGGATGTCGATCTCGTGTTCGGCGCGTCCATGGCGGACGTGCACGGAATGCGCCAGCACGACGTCGTGGGGCAGCTGGGCGCGCAGGGT
Proteins encoded:
- a CDS encoding nuclease-related domain-containing DEAD/DEAH box helicase; translated protein: MRCIPDQPDFPDGHHAEKGLWDTLRAQLPHDVVLAHSVHVRHGRAEHEIDILVLWPGVGLAAIEVKGGRITVENGKWYQSDGSTRRSLQSPIAQSQGAQHAFKEFITSVLGTPLTSRFAYMAAFPYTHVAQDWQMAGIPRSLIIDQDGMADCAAQIRTVIEREAQGGSPLSPTYLNRILPHLSGDLDTFSPIGSTAAELEDLQDQLTERQRVLLDSTRAIDRARFVGGAGSGKTWLAVEKAKRLAKDGQRVGLFCYNKGLGEHLRRQVAGWRRQAKPVFVGEFHEYVRSLGVPDGTGQDYFDKDMPELLKYTAGSMAIEDKLDAIVVDEAQDFAPLWWEALLACLKKPDDGGVYAFMDERQNVYGRWDAATAGTSTDPTAGLVTLHIDENLRNTRRIAQTFRGFSSERFSPRGGDGLPVRVIDCATEDALDVASDCVDALIDEGWTANQIALLTTKERHPIHQEAFESQGIPEYWRQFHDNDAEFYGHVLGFKGLERSVVILCVNGFKDMARAPEQLYVGLSRARCLLMVVGDQELIAEAGGRDLELALGRAETWVPGV